The Oxalobacter aliiformigenes nucleotide sequence AGGGGAACGAGTTCGGGGTAATACCGGCCGATGGCGCGGGCGACCCGGTTGCGTGCCATGTTGTCGAGATTCAGATTTTCGAACCAGTATTCGCCGGTGAAGGCTTGCGAGGCGTCGAGGATATCGGCGAACCGGGTGATGCCCGGAAAGATCGGGGACATGAACAGGATCGTACGGATTCCCGCTTCGTGCAGGCGGCGCAAGGCCGAAAGCCGTCTGGACGCGTCGGGGGCGCGCGGTTCAAACCGGCGACGGAAGGTATCGTCCAGCGAATTGAGCGAGATGGCGACTTCCGCGTTTTCCAGACGGCCGATCAGGTCGATGTCCCGCAGGATCAGATCGGATTTGGTGATGATCGTGATGGCGGCATGGGCGTTTTGCAGCTGTTCGAGGATATGTCGTGTGACCTGGTACCGTTTTTCGAATGCATTGTACGGATCGGTCACGGAACTGATCACGATACGTTTGCCGGCCAGTTTGCGGATGTCGATCGGTTTTTCCGCCCGTTTGATGTCCAGAAAATCGCCCCAGTCTTCGGTATGGTTTGTGAAACGTTTCATGAATTCGGCATAACAGTACACGCACTGGTGCGGACAGCCGATATACGGATTGATCACGAAATCGGTACCCGGCAGCTTCGATGGGGCAACAAGACTTTTGACCGGGACGATGCGACGGACAATCATCGGCTGGCGTTACCGAAAAGGGGATGTGTCTGCCGGCATGATCGCATTTCCCGGCTGTTTTGTCACGGCTGGCCAGAGGGCGGGAGAGGGAGACGGGGTGTATGCCGCTTTCATGCCGCCTAGAACCAGAACCAGCTGCCGCCTTCCGCATTGCTGCGGGGATCAGCACGGAAATCTTCTGCCTCGATTTCGAGAATGTCAGGGTCTTCCAGCATATGGTCGGGCAGTTTTTTCAGGAGTTCCTGGATGTTTCTGGCGGCTTCCAGTGCGTTCATGCTGGCCCGGTGCGGGCGGGCGAAAATGCCCGGCCAGAAAAATTCCTTGTACTGGGGACGGTTGGCAAAAGCCAGTGCCGGTTCGTGCATCGAGAAACGGACGTTGATGTGATCGTTGTTGCCGCGTGCATCGAGCTTGATCCAGCGATGGCCGACGTGGACGGCATTGAAACAGTGGACGATGTAACCGTCTGAATCGTCATCCTTTTTGGTGACGTGCTGGTAACACATGCCGGTCGGGATTTTCTGGGAGCGCAAAAGCGCGGCCAGCAGGTTGGCCTTGGCGTGGCTGATTCCGGTTTTGTGTTTCAGGACGTCTGAAGCTCTGGCGGTGACGACAGGGGCGCTGACGTCAATGGAGTGCGAAATCTGGTCACGCACGAATTCGAAAGCGATCCGCACTTTTTCCAGTTCGCTGTTGACGCTCTTGAACAGGGCTTTGGACTGGTCGCGGACAATGGGGGATGAAAAATCGATATAAGGGGTTTCCTGCAAAAAGATATCGACGCTCATTTTTCGGTTACTCACTGGATAAATGAATGAAATCGGTTGGCCCGAAGAAAAACGTGATTTTACCTCTATTGTGCGGCAAGAATGTTTTCCCGGGACAAATTCTGCGGGAAATATGGGGATGGGCCGGCAAATATCAAGGGAACGGGAAGGCAAACCGGTTCGTGAATCGGAAAAGTCGATCTTTTCCGGCAGGAAAGGACGATGTGTGGAAACGCCGGTATCGGGCGGATGTTCCGGTATCGGTATTCGGAAATGAGAAGGCGAAGTGGCATGACGGAAGGACCGGGAGCAAGGTTTTCAGTCGCACCGGATTGTCGGCCTGACCGTTGGCGGAGCTTTCCCGTGATGATGCCGGTGCTGT carries:
- a CDS encoding radical SAM protein: MIVRRIVPVKSLVAPSKLPGTDFVINPYIGCPHQCVYCYAEFMKRFTNHTEDWGDFLDIKRAEKPIDIRKLAGKRIVISSVTDPYNAFEKRYQVTRHILEQLQNAHAAITIITKSDLILRDIDLIGRLENAEVAISLNSLDDTFRRRFEPRAPDASRRLSALRRLHEAGIRTILFMSPIFPGITRFADILDASQAFTGEYWFENLNLDNMARNRVARAIGRYYPELVPLYRTLYREGDRTWWKRLARDIETHCRQHGMAFRNLFHN
- a CDS encoding transglutaminase domain-containing protein codes for the protein MSVDIFLQETPYIDFSSPIVRDQSKALFKSVNSELEKVRIAFEFVRDQISHSIDVSAPVVTARASDVLKHKTGISHAKANLLAALLRSQKIPTGMCYQHVTKKDDDSDGYIVHCFNAVHVGHRWIKLDARGNNDHINVRFSMHEPALAFANRPQYKEFFWPGIFARPHRASMNALEAARNIQELLKKLPDHMLEDPDILEIEAEDFRADPRSNAEGGSWFWF